From the Nocardiopsis changdeensis genome, one window contains:
- the leuD gene encoding 3-isopropylmalate dehydratase small subunit yields MEKFNVHTGRAVPLRASNVDTDQIIPAVYLKRVSRTGFEDGLFAEWREDPDFVLNRPEYQGASVLVAGPDFGTGSSREHAVWALQDYGFKTVLSSRFADIFRGNSLKGGLLTVLLPQEVIERLWKAVEADPATEITVDLVEREVRAPGAGVQEAFELDDYTRWRLLEGLDDIGLTLRHTDAIAEFEERRKPWLPVTL; encoded by the coding sequence ATGGAGAAGTTCAACGTCCACACCGGTCGGGCCGTGCCGCTGCGCGCGAGCAACGTCGACACCGACCAGATCATCCCCGCCGTCTACCTCAAGCGGGTCAGCCGCACCGGGTTCGAGGACGGCCTGTTCGCCGAGTGGCGAGAGGACCCCGACTTCGTCCTCAACCGCCCCGAGTACCAGGGCGCGTCCGTGCTGGTGGCCGGGCCCGACTTCGGCACCGGCTCGTCCCGCGAGCACGCCGTGTGGGCGCTGCAGGACTACGGCTTCAAGACCGTGCTGTCCTCCCGGTTCGCCGACATCTTCCGCGGCAACTCCCTCAAGGGCGGCCTGCTGACCGTGCTGCTGCCGCAGGAGGTCATCGAGCGGCTCTGGAAGGCCGTCGAGGCCGACCCGGCCACCGAGATCACCGTGGACCTGGTGGAGCGCGAGGTGCGCGCTCCCGGGGCCGGCGTGCAGGAGGCGTTCGAGCTGGACGACTACACCCGCTGGCGGCTCCTGGAGGGCCTGGACGACATCGGGCTGACTCTGCGTCACACGGACGCGATCGCGGAGTTCGAGGAGCGGCGCAAGCCGTGGCTGCCGGTGACCCTGTAG
- the leuC gene encoding 3-isopropylmalate dehydratase large subunit, whose translation MARTMAEKVWEEHVVRRAEGEPDLLYIDLHLVHEVTSPQAFEGLRLAGRSVRRPDLTIATEDHNVPTMDLLAPIADPVSRKQVETLRKNCSDFGVRLHPMGDIEQGVVHVVGPQLGLTQPGMTIVCGDSHTSTHGAFGALAFGIGTSQVEHVLATQTLPMAPFKTMAVTVNGKLRPGVSAKDIILAVIAKIGTGGGQGYVLEYRGEAIEALSMEARMTVCNMSIEAGARAGMIAPDQTTFDYIEGRPHAPQGADFEAAVEHWKTLRTDEGAVFDAEVVLDADELSPFVTWGTNPGQGVPLDAAVPDPASYDDPSERAAAEKALAYMGLEAGTPMREVRVDTVFLGSCTNGRIEDLRTAAEIIRGRKVAEGVRMLVVPGSMRVKEQANAEGLGAVFEEAGAEWREAGCSMCLGMNPDQLKPGERSASTSNRNFEGRQGKGGRTHLVSPQVAAATAVRGTLSSPADLADL comes from the coding sequence ATGGCACGCACGATGGCCGAGAAGGTCTGGGAGGAGCACGTCGTCCGGCGTGCCGAGGGCGAGCCGGACCTGCTCTACATCGACCTCCACCTCGTCCACGAGGTGACCAGCCCCCAGGCCTTCGAGGGCCTGCGGCTGGCGGGCCGCTCGGTGCGCCGCCCGGACCTGACCATCGCGACCGAGGACCACAACGTCCCCACCATGGACCTGCTGGCCCCCATCGCGGACCCGGTCTCCCGCAAGCAGGTCGAGACGCTGCGCAAGAACTGCTCCGACTTCGGCGTCCGCCTGCACCCCATGGGCGACATCGAGCAGGGCGTCGTGCACGTGGTCGGCCCCCAGCTCGGCCTGACCCAGCCCGGCATGACCATCGTCTGCGGCGACAGCCACACCAGCACCCATGGCGCGTTCGGCGCGCTGGCCTTCGGCATCGGCACCAGCCAGGTCGAGCACGTGCTGGCCACCCAGACCCTGCCCATGGCCCCGTTCAAGACCATGGCCGTCACGGTCAACGGGAAGCTCAGGCCGGGCGTGTCCGCCAAGGACATCATCCTGGCGGTCATCGCCAAGATCGGCACCGGCGGCGGCCAGGGCTACGTCCTGGAGTACCGGGGCGAGGCCATCGAGGCCCTCTCGATGGAGGCCCGCATGACCGTGTGCAACATGTCCATCGAGGCGGGCGCCCGGGCCGGGATGATCGCGCCCGACCAGACCACGTTCGACTACATCGAGGGCCGCCCGCACGCCCCGCAGGGCGCCGACTTCGAGGCCGCCGTCGAGCACTGGAAGACCCTGCGCACCGACGAGGGCGCGGTCTTCGACGCCGAGGTGGTGCTGGACGCCGACGAGCTCAGCCCGTTCGTCACCTGGGGCACCAACCCGGGCCAGGGCGTCCCGCTGGACGCCGCGGTGCCCGACCCCGCCTCCTACGACGACCCCTCCGAGCGCGCCGCCGCCGAGAAGGCCCTGGCCTACATGGGCCTGGAGGCCGGGACCCCGATGCGCGAGGTGCGGGTGGACACCGTCTTCCTGGGCTCGTGCACCAACGGCCGCATCGAGGACCTGCGCACCGCCGCCGAGATCATCAGGGGCCGCAAGGTCGCCGAGGGCGTCCGGATGCTGGTCGTCCCCGGCTCCATGCGGGTCAAGGAGCAGGCCAACGCCGAGGGCCTGGGCGCGGTCTTCGAGGAGGCCGGGGCCGAGTGGCGCGAGGCCGGCTGCTCCATGTGCCTGGGCATGAACCCCGACCAGCTCAAGCCCGGCGAGCGCAGCGCCTCCACCTCCAACCGCAACTTCGAGGGGCGCCAGGGCAAGGGCGGCCGCACCCACCTGGTGTCGCCGCAGGTCGCCGCCGCCACCGCGGTGCGCGGAACCCTGTCCTCGCCCGCCGACCTGGCCGACCTGTAG
- a CDS encoding IclR family transcriptional regulator: protein MSVLDALESGPASLAQLVQITGLARPTAHRLAVALERHRMVSRDSQGRFVLGPRLGELSIATGEDRLLAVAAPVLVQLRDLTGESAQLYRRQGDVRVCVAASERTSGLRDTVPVGSELPMNAGSAAQVLLAWEDPDRIRRSLVGARFTAASLAQVRRRRWAQSVAEREQGVASVSAPVSGPGGRVIAAVSVSGPIERLTRSPGRIHSQAILSAAEKISESLHSVEAH, encoded by the coding sequence ATGTCCGTCCTGGACGCCCTGGAATCCGGACCGGCCTCCCTGGCCCAGCTGGTCCAGATCACCGGCCTGGCCCGGCCCACGGCCCACCGGCTGGCGGTCGCCCTGGAGCGGCACCGCATGGTCTCCCGGGACAGCCAGGGGCGCTTCGTGCTGGGCCCGCGCCTGGGTGAGCTGTCGATCGCCACCGGGGAGGACCGCCTGCTGGCCGTGGCCGCGCCGGTCCTGGTGCAGCTGCGCGACCTCACCGGGGAGAGCGCCCAGCTCTACCGCCGCCAGGGCGACGTGCGCGTGTGCGTGGCCGCCTCCGAGCGCACCAGCGGCCTGCGCGACACCGTGCCGGTCGGCAGCGAGCTGCCCATGAACGCCGGCTCCGCGGCGCAGGTGCTGCTGGCCTGGGAGGACCCGGACCGCATCCGCCGCTCCCTGGTGGGCGCCCGCTTCACCGCGGCCAGCCTGGCCCAGGTCCGCCGCCGCCGCTGGGCCCAGAGCGTGGCCGAGCGCGAGCAGGGCGTCGCCTCGGTGTCGGCGCCGGTGTCCGGGCCGGGCGGGCGCGTGATCGCCGCGGTCTCGGTGTCGGGCCCGATCGAGCGCCTGACCCGCTCGCCGGGGCGCATCCACTCCCAGGCGATCCTGTCCGCCGCCGAGAAGATCAGCGAGTCCCTGCACAGCGTCGAGGCCCACTGA
- a CDS encoding SDR family oxidoreductase: MHQYVTAPDGQRLAVRATGPADRPVLLLVHGYPDNSSVWDALVEELAGEYRIAAYDVRGAGRSTAPDTRAGYRLDRLAADVAAVADAVGAGRPVHLVGHDWGSIQSWHAVTEPRYADRFASYTSISGPDLDHAGHWFRSAPDGLRAVLRQAVRSGYIGFFHTPLVPELFWLTGLGGAALAGLERADGGPVRPARRATRDYVNGLALYRANMAPRLTRPAERRTAVPVQVLAPTRDAFMVGPLQSNAGRWVDDLRFHRFHGGHWSLRSRPAAIAGRLRSFVAEVESGAPRPRRSPGSARRHGGAFAGQLAVVTGAGGGVGRALSLELAERGARVVAVDADGPAAERTAELCARLTPGAVPRRVDVADASAVHGLAARLREESGVPDLVVNNAGTVPAGPLLRIPDADLERLVDAGLRGVVHGCRAFGPVMAGAGGGGLIVNTLSAAGPAPRAHGAYPASRAAVLALSRSLRRELAASGVGVTAVLPGPVGAGAAARPYRRRGLTPEEAARRIADAVADAPECR, translated from the coding sequence GTGCACCAGTACGTCACCGCCCCCGACGGCCAGCGACTGGCCGTCCGCGCCACCGGCCCCGCCGACCGCCCCGTCCTACTGCTCGTCCACGGCTACCCCGACAACTCCTCGGTGTGGGACGCCCTGGTCGAGGAACTGGCCGGGGAGTACCGGATCGCCGCCTACGACGTGCGCGGCGCCGGGCGCTCCACCGCCCCCGACACCCGCGCCGGCTACCGCCTGGACCGGCTGGCCGCGGACGTCGCCGCCGTCGCCGACGCCGTCGGCGCGGGCCGGCCGGTCCACCTGGTCGGCCACGACTGGGGGTCCATCCAGAGCTGGCACGCCGTCACCGAGCCCCGGTACGCGGACCGGTTCGCCTCCTACACCTCGATCTCCGGACCGGACCTGGACCACGCCGGGCACTGGTTCCGATCGGCCCCCGACGGCCTGCGCGCCGTCCTGCGCCAGGCCGTGCGCTCCGGCTACATCGGGTTCTTCCACACCCCGCTGGTCCCGGAGCTGTTCTGGCTGACCGGGCTGGGCGGGGCGGCGCTGGCCGGGCTGGAGCGGGCCGACGGCGGGCCGGTGCGCCCCGCCCGCCGCGCCACCCGCGACTACGTCAACGGCCTGGCGCTGTACCGGGCCAACATGGCCCCCCGGCTCACCCGCCCGGCCGAGCGCCGCACCGCGGTCCCGGTCCAGGTGCTGGCGCCCACCCGCGACGCGTTCATGGTCGGCCCGCTCCAGTCCAACGCCGGCCGCTGGGTCGACGACCTGCGCTTCCACCGCTTCCACGGCGGCCACTGGTCGCTGCGCTCGCGCCCGGCGGCGATCGCCGGCCGGCTGCGCTCCTTCGTCGCGGAGGTGGAGTCCGGAGCGCCCCGGCCCCGCCGGTCCCCCGGGTCCGCCCGCCGCCACGGCGGCGCCTTCGCCGGACAGCTCGCGGTGGTCACCGGGGCGGGCGGCGGCGTCGGCCGGGCCCTGAGCCTGGAACTGGCCGAACGCGGCGCCCGGGTGGTCGCCGTGGACGCCGACGGCCCCGCCGCCGAGCGCACCGCCGAACTGTGCGCCCGGCTCACCCCCGGCGCCGTCCCCCGGCGGGTGGACGTCGCCGACGCCTCGGCCGTCCACGGGCTCGCCGCCCGGCTGCGCGAGGAGTCCGGGGTGCCGGACCTGGTCGTCAACAACGCCGGGACCGTGCCCGCCGGGCCCCTGCTCCGCATCCCGGACGCCGACCTGGAACGCCTGGTCGACGCCGGCCTGCGGGGCGTGGTCCACGGCTGCCGCGCCTTCGGCCCGGTGATGGCCGGGGCCGGGGGCGGCGGCCTCATCGTCAACACCCTCTCCGCCGCCGGCCCGGCCCCGCGCGCGCACGGGGCGTACCCGGCCTCCAGGGCCGCCGTACTGGCGCTCAGCCGCTCCCTGCGCCGCGAACTGGCCGCCTCCGGCGTCGGCGTCACCGCGGTCCTCCCCGGCCCCGTGGGCGCCGGGGCCGCCGCCCGCCCGTACCGCCGCCGCGGCCTCACCCCGGAGGAGGCGGCCCGCCGCATCGCCGACGCCGTCGCGGACGCCCCGGAGTGCCGGTGA